GCTGGTTTTGTTAAAGATACGTTGTTTTGTTGTGTCAGCTATTAAAATGGGTCAGAATATACATGCATATTAAGCAATATTTCATAATACTGCAATGTTGCAGTCATATTTTTTACAAAgaaatttactttattttttgttaatgtAATATGTTCACAAATAAATACAGCAAAGAAATtgtttttatataataatagcAACCATGTTCATAGTATAACACACCCACATTTTATGACTTTTTTATAAGTTTTGCATCTCCCTTTAAAACTATCTTCTCTCCATTTGCAATACAGATATATTCACATTTAATGATTTTTCTAATAGAAATAATTTGCACTTTTATTTCTATTGTATCCCCTGCATAACATGGCTTTGGATATGTGAGATTTTGTTGAACTACTATACTTCCTGGGCCAGGTATTTTTGTACCAATTACTCCTGATACTAAGCCATTAAGAAAAGCACCATGGACAAGGTTGTTTGTGGAACCTGTATGTACTGGATTGTAATCACCAGTCAATTTGGCAAATTTAAGTATATCATCATTtgtaattgttttaaaaattgatACTTCATTTACAGTCTTCacattttttaaaacatttgaTGAATTTGTTAGGTCAGAAGCTCCTGTACAATACTTCTTCAATAATTCAAAGAATGACTTTGTCaacttcattttattttttgtgTAAACTGTACTTTACAATGTTTGCATTCTTTAACAATTAGATTTACAAATATTCACGAATGACAAGACATTTAATATGTTGGAATAcagatttatatattttttgtacTCTGATCTTCAACATTTGCTTTGCAATGGTTGTTTAAAAATACTGTTGCTAAATTTTGTATACGATTATTTTCATGCTTTACAAAATCAGAAATTGTTTCAAATGTTTCAACCGTTATTTGACTTTTAGATTCAGGTgtgattaaaaatattaaactggTAATCACAGAAAGTATGGTATCTTCGTCTTGTAAGCAAAGCAGAGATGTCAATAATTGAATGCCGTGATTACGTAAAATATACAACTTATTTATTGgatctaaaatataattataattttattcgattattacgatcactattaaaaaaaattaacctAACTTTTCTTTGAAATAAGTAAATACTTGCCAGTGCATAGATTACAAATACCTCCTGCTGCAAACCGTACCAACTTTATATTATCTTCTGATAATGTATGAAGGAACAAATCAATTATTTTAAGTTGTCTTATATATCCGTAGTTAATAGGATCATAAGAAAAATTAGCAAGGTTTGCTAATACCTGCTCTCTCGCTTCTACGGAAAAATTTGGATCATTAATCTTCGTTCTAAATAATCTTACaactgtttttttctttttacacaATTTACCTTTCGATTTGGTAGTTTTAAATTCTGTAACTAGAAGTTTCAAAAAATCATAACGGCCAATAGCATTTTT
The Colletes latitarsis isolate SP2378_abdomen chromosome 14, iyColLati1, whole genome shotgun sequence DNA segment above includes these coding regions:
- the LOC143350376 gene encoding armadillo repeat-containing protein 7-like, coding for MFTSKEKLIKRTGKNAIGRYDFLKLLVTEFKTTKSKEAREQVLANLANFSYDPINYGYIRQLKIIDLFLHTLSEDNIKLVRFAAGGICNLCTDPINKLYILRNHGIQLLTSLLCLQDEDTILSVITSLIFLITPESKSQITVETFETISDFVKHENNRIQNLATVFLNNHCKANVEDQSTKNI